The following proteins come from a genomic window of Campylobacter coli 76339:
- a CDS encoding Chromosome (plasmid) partitioning protein ParB / Stage 0 sporulation protein J, with protein sequence MGLNKNRGLSSLMGDVGEVYSRELGLDKNQVSLIEISKITPNPFQPRKTFDEAALNELANSIKEHGLIQPIIVLKKNDSFILVAGERRLRATQILGKENILAFVSDSDESKLRELALIENIQRENLNPIELANSYKDLIEVYNITQENLAELIHKSRTQITNTLRLLNLDPKTQELIASGKISQGHAKVLVGLDKEDEKVLVDSILGQKLSVRDTERLVQKVKNKENTEDIEFENSMQGLKQALNKLGFVSKNNKKELIIRLDNIEKIKKLTEILNKF encoded by the coding sequence ATGGGTCTTAATAAAAATAGAGGTTTGAGCTCCTTAATGGGGGATGTAGGAGAGGTTTATAGTAGAGAATTAGGTCTTGATAAAAACCAAGTGAGTCTTATAGAAATTTCAAAAATCACTCCAAATCCTTTTCAGCCAAGAAAAACTTTTGATGAAGCAGCTTTAAACGAACTTGCAAATTCTATAAAAGAGCATGGATTAATACAACCTATAATTGTACTTAAAAAAAATGATAGCTTTATCTTGGTAGCCGGAGAAAGAAGACTTAGAGCTACTCAAATTTTAGGCAAAGAAAATATACTAGCCTTTGTATCAGATAGCGATGAGAGCAAGCTTAGAGAATTAGCACTCATAGAAAATATACAAAGAGAGAATTTAAATCCTATCGAACTTGCAAATTCTTACAAAGATTTAATAGAGGTTTATAATATCACTCAAGAAAATTTAGCCGAACTTATCCATAAAAGCAGAACCCAAATCACAAATACTTTAAGACTTTTAAATTTAGATCCTAAAACCCAAGAGCTCATAGCAAGTGGTAAAATTTCACAAGGACACGCTAAGGTTTTAGTAGGCTTAGATAAAGAAGATGAAAAAGTACTTGTAGACAGTATTTTGGGGCAAAAACTCAGCGTAAGAGATACGGAAAGACTTGTTCAAAAGGTTAAGAATAAAGAAAACACAGAAGATATAGAATTTGAAAATTCTATGCAAGGTTTAAAACAAGCTTTAAATAAATTAGGATTTGTATCTAAAAACAATAAAAAGGAACTCATTATTCGTTTGGACAATATTGAAAAAATTAAAAAACTGACTGAAATTCTCAATAAATTTTAA